Genomic window (Lycium barbarum isolate Lr01 chromosome 2, ASM1917538v2, whole genome shotgun sequence):
gatggaattttttttttttttagatatacAATAAATCATGTCATAAAGAGGAATAGGTTGTTGTGTGTATCAACAAAAGAGTTTTGCGGAGTGTTTTCCTTCCCCACCGTACCTCCCTCTTTTCCTTTAACGGTTTGGGAAAGCATTCCTTTATTTAAATTTGTTGAGCTTTTAATAAAATAGGGGGTGGGTTTGGCTATACTGTTATTATAACTtagttaattatgattaaatgatatatatatatcaaatataaATTTTTTTCATCTCATTTCCAAACATCACCAAATACAATAATGCTTTCATTATCAAGAACTTTGTATGATTTTTGCAATAGGTACTTtcataggaaaaagagagaaatgaTCCCGAAAAAGAATTATATGAATTATCTTGTATTTAATCATGTCAATTTATTATAGTTATTAAGTATTCTCTTTGGTCCAAAATAAGTAACGATGTTTTGGCATATTATTAAGAAAATTACTTAAAGACTAAAGTACTCTAATCTACTAATTGgaaaatataaaagaaattgAAACACTTTTTAGAAATTTTGttcaaattatttattaaataaGAGTATATTTGATATAAGATCACATATCAATTAATTATTGTTAAATGATAAAACTTACCTAAAAGACATATGTTCATTCATTTATTAATTTGGTGTATGCTCTTGGTATAAGTAAAAGAGAAAAGATATCATTTTCCCCCCGAACTTGACACGAAAACTCAGTTTAACAATTAAACTTAACTTCTAATTATTTACCCCCTAAAGAAcatatgtttcaattatttttcacCCTAAAAAAAATAAGACCACTCTCACAATGTGAGGTGTAGTACACTCGCGCCACGTCATTGCCATATCGTTGCCATGTAATTGCCATGTAAAAAATTACTAacccttcattttttatttttcttttattattttttctctttcttcttctttctcctcatcctcaccaCACTTATAGCAACCACCACCGCCGCCGCAGCCATAACCATCGCCTCCTTAAATCAACCCAACTGAAAAATTCCATCTTTGTCAAAAAAATTCTTTATTAATCATATTTTCacgttaattaattcctaatcaatTATTAAAATTCATAAATCACATTTTTTCCAACATTAACTTCCACCCACCTGCACCCACCCACCACCCTTTCTTCTTCAacaccccacccccccccccccccttttcgcCACACACCAGTCATTTGAAGGgaaattcgtgcaatttcttcattattGAACATTGCAATTTCTTCATTACTCAACTGAAGAAAAACCCATCAACCAAATAACTTATATAATCAATATTTTACAGTTCCAATTGTCAAAGATAATAATCCATtttcaacagaaaaaaaaaagaaggaaaagcaTTAAGAGAATTAGGATGGAACCGTACGGGTATTGAATAAAAACTTGGAGAAATTGGGGTTTAGAAACTCAGTAGAGGGAGGCAAGGATGGTGGGAGGGAGTTTTTTTTTAAAGCCGAATTGATGGTAATGATGGTGTTGTGAAGATGGGTGGTGACGAGGTGGCTTAAGGGTGGAGATGGGTTGGTTTTGGGGTGAAGGAGATGGTGGTTTGTTGGTCGGGGTTAATGGGCGATGGTAGCGGTGCAGTGGTGGTGTGATGGAGATCAGTGGGTGAAGGTGGTGGTGGGTCACGGTGACGATTGGGTTTTAGGGGGTGGTCAGACGGTGGATCAATGATGTGGTGGTTGTTTTCAGGTGGGGTGACGGCGTCGGGCGTGGCAACGAGAGAGGGGGATCGGGGATTGTGAAGGAGGAGGTTGAAAAAATGGGGAAGATTGGGTTGGGGCGGGGgttgttatttttattttattttttaattgtatattatatatagatatatataataTCAGCGGGTTCACCTTTTTGTATTCTtcactctcttaatttttttttgccacgtcagcatttgaGGTTGTATTTAATTAAGATGAAAGTTCTTTAGGGGGTATTTAAACGCTCATAAAGTTTAATTGCTaaactgagttttcgtgccaagttcggAAGGAAAATGATGTCTACAGGTTGAAAACATGAAAATTTTCACTTAGAATACATTTTCAAACCACTATTTCCAAAACAaaaacacatacacacacactctATCTCAGCGAAAAAAGTATTTAACTTGAAATTCAAATTCTACACCTAAAACTTCATGGCTTCAACCTTCAAAAAATTATATCACATGTACAAGTGAAATCATGGCCAGACTTCCCAAAGTAttttacaagaaaaaaaaaacaatgcatTAAAGCAAAAGGCAATGCCACAAGCCCACAAACACTTCAAACAAATCTAAATGTCCAATCACATTGGGTTACTCTAAGAAGCTTCTGCTTGccaattttgatttttttatctCATAAAAAATTAATATCAATGATGAGTTAAATGATGGTGAAAGTGAAACACATATTTATTTCAGGAAGATGCATATACTAACAAAGCATAGAAAAATTAGAACCTTTTAGAGGAAGAGCAGAGTGATAACTACTCCTACTTAGTATTTCATAACAGCTGCCGCTATTCTTCTCCAACAATATTTCTGTTTGTATGCAAAATAAAAGGCAGCTAATTACAATCTGCATATCACACTAACATTTCCTGAAAAAATTCTTGCTAAAAAATACTGAAGATCAGTTTATGTCGAGTCTGTGCATGTTGGTCTCTAGCAAACGATTATAGCAAGAACACATCTCATCCTGCAGATTCAATTCAACAGATTAGTATATGACTTAATTAGAACATTTAAGAAAAGATTGAATTAAAAAGGATACTCACAAGTGGAATAATCCAAATTGGAGGCAAGGCATTAATCTCAAGCTCTATCTGTCCCCCGGTTAATCTAATTGGATTTGACACCAATAATGTTGCTGCTGCTGTTACTATAAATGGTTTCAGACTCATTAATCTCACATCTGTTTCAATGAATAAATAGTTGGTTAGAGTGTCATGCATATTGGTTTAGAAAATGGGATATTAAATCAACTCATTTATAGTAACCCGTCCAAGTTTAAACAGGTTAGGTCATGACCCATTTATTTATTTGATCCAACAAGTTGAACTCAAAATGACCCATCAAAttatcatatcaaaatagtgtaGCCCAAGGGTTAAAATACAACACAAACACAACATACACataaaatttggaaattgaaaattatgtgaatttgaaAGAttcaaaaagtaaaataaaacatGTTGAACAAGTTGTATCATGCCACTTATTTGAACCAACTTAACTCAATTCATTTTGATCAAATCAAACTTTAGGCGATTGAGTTATGGTTCATTTATTGATTTTAGCCGTTTTGACATACATGTTTCCGGCTTATAGAATCAGGCTTAATCTCCATTTCTTTAACAATATTCAAAACGTGAAGACATGGATTTTACTTATTCCTATTAACTGATGATCACAAAAACAAATTAGTAGTAATTACCTCCAAGTGTACTCATGATGACTTCCACAGTTTTGATTTTGGCGTACTCTATTCTTGAATCATCTTTGCAGAATTTTGATATGAAATATTTGACAAAACGTATAGGAGTAACACAAGTCTTTGTCCCTCCAAATTCTTTAACAACAAATTCCTTCATATTGATTATGGTTCTCGTATCCAAATTGGTAAATTCCGCATATTCTGGTAAGTATACTTCAAAATCCTCCCATTTATCAGCAGCCAAATGTAAACATGCCGTTGACAGTAACTTTGCTATCCAGATTCTTTCACTCTACaacaagatttaaaaaaaaaaaaaagatattataaCCCCGCTTCTAAATAGTACTCAAAATTTAAGAAATTAGTAATAATCAATACGTACTTGTACTGGCATTATTGAAAAAAACCTGTCAACATAAATCACTGCTGTGTATGCTGTGATTTTTCTGAACGCAAATTTTCCTCCTGTCTGCATATATCAAGAATGTAAAATAATTAATACTTTCATATTTAAAtccataaaaatgaaaaaaacttCAAGATTGATGAATTACTCTAACAATGTTGTCGATTGCAATATGGCGAGCTTCTAGAAGCCAGGCATGGCGGATAATTCTTGAAGAAACAGTGTTGTCGAGCCCAGCAATGgtaatttttgttt
Coding sequences:
- the LOC132629083 gene encoding cyclin-D5-3-like translates to MEEDWGDIFNGLQEIDSEQEIQETETDVGEDTEYFVDQMLKKETKITIAGLDNTVSSRIIRHAWLLEARHIAIDNIVRTGGKFAFRKITAYTAVIYVDRFFSIMPVQSERIWIAKLLSTACLHLAADKWEDFEVYLPEYAEFTNLDTRTIINMKEFVVKEFGGTKTCVTPIRFVKYFISKFCKDDSRIEYAKIKTVEVIMSTLGGNYY